From one Sphingomonas sp. BT-65 genomic stretch:
- a CDS encoding DUF1244 domain-containing protein has translation MTTPDITRLDRIDDRIAAEAFRRLVRHLRHRTDAENIELMGLAGFCRNCLADWLEEASRGQLDKEAAREAIYGMPYAEWKAKHQGEATPEQIARMNASIARNKREAELDEALDGSFPASDPPSMTDPGR, from the coding sequence ATGACAACGCCAGACATCACTAGGCTGGACCGAATCGACGATCGAATCGCCGCCGAAGCCTTTCGCCGCCTCGTCCGCCATTTGCGCCACCGCACCGATGCCGAGAATATCGAACTGATGGGGCTCGCCGGCTTTTGCCGCAACTGCCTCGCCGACTGGCTCGAGGAAGCGAGCCGCGGCCAGCTGGACAAGGAAGCCGCGCGCGAGGCGATCTATGGCATGCCCTATGCGGAGTGGAAGGCGAAGCACCAGGGCGAGGCGACCCCGGAGCAGATCGCACGCATGAACGCCAGCATCGCCCGCAACAAGCGCGAGGCCGAGCTCGACGAAGCGCTCGACGGCAGCTTCCCGGCGAGCGACCCGCCCTCGATGACCGATCCGGGCAGGTAA
- the pyk gene encoding pyruvate kinase yields the protein MSKAMHPRSRKVRVLATLGPASNSPEMIAALHAAGADAFRINMSHGDQESKIPVIEAIRALEKTTGRPTTILADLQGPKLRVGKFADGKVLLETGATFRLDRDKTPGDATRVELPHREIFEAVTEGARLLLDDGKMVLRVTRYGMDWIETRVEVGGTLSNSKGLNVPDMILPLAALTEKDRSDLAFAVEQKVDWIALSFVQRPEDLAEARRLIGGGAALLAKIEKPSAVTRIEEIVEACDGVMVARGDLGVELPPQSVPPLQKRIVETARRMGRPVIVATQMLESMITSPSPTRAEVSDVATAVYDGADAIMLSAESAAGQWPIESVTMMDAIADSVERDPAHGDRVHFTVTRPDPTTADALAEAAKSIAATVSAVAIICFTMSGSTARRIARERPSVPILVLTPKLETARRMGLLWGTHAVHTRDVDSFEDMVAKAKRMALRHGIAKAGDRVIVCAGVPFGTPGSTNVLHVVRILGDELKNRG from the coding sequence ATGAGCAAGGCAATGCACCCGCGATCGCGAAAGGTGCGCGTGCTGGCGACGCTCGGCCCGGCGAGCAACTCGCCCGAGATGATCGCCGCGCTCCACGCCGCGGGCGCCGACGCCTTCCGCATCAACATGAGCCATGGCGACCAGGAATCGAAGATTCCGGTGATCGAGGCGATCCGCGCACTCGAGAAGACCACCGGGCGGCCGACCACGATCCTCGCCGACCTGCAAGGGCCCAAGCTGCGCGTCGGCAAGTTCGCCGATGGCAAGGTGCTGCTCGAGACCGGCGCGACCTTCCGCCTCGACCGCGACAAGACCCCGGGCGACGCGACCCGCGTCGAGCTGCCGCACCGCGAGATCTTCGAGGCGGTGACCGAGGGCGCGCGGCTGCTGCTCGACGACGGCAAGATGGTGCTGCGCGTGACGCGCTACGGCATGGACTGGATCGAGACGCGGGTCGAGGTCGGCGGCACGCTGTCCAACTCGAAGGGCTTGAACGTCCCCGACATGATCCTGCCGCTGGCGGCGCTGACCGAGAAGGACCGCAGCGACCTCGCTTTCGCGGTCGAGCAGAAGGTGGACTGGATCGCGCTCTCCTTCGTGCAGCGGCCCGAGGATCTTGCCGAGGCACGGCGGCTGATCGGCGGCGGGGCAGCCCTGCTCGCCAAGATCGAGAAGCCGAGCGCGGTGACCCGGATCGAGGAAATCGTCGAGGCGTGCGACGGGGTGATGGTGGCGCGCGGCGACTTGGGCGTCGAGCTGCCGCCGCAGAGCGTGCCGCCGCTGCAGAAGCGCATCGTCGAAACCGCGCGCCGCATGGGCCGGCCGGTGATCGTCGCGACGCAGATGCTCGAATCGATGATCACCTCGCCCTCCCCGACCCGCGCCGAGGTGTCGGACGTCGCGACCGCGGTATATGACGGCGCGGATGCGATCATGCTCTCGGCCGAGAGCGCGGCGGGCCAGTGGCCGATCGAATCGGTGACGATGATGGACGCGATCGCCGATTCGGTTGAGCGCGACCCGGCGCATGGCGACCGCGTGCACTTCACCGTGACCCGGCCCGACCCGACCACCGCCGACGCGCTGGCCGAAGCCGCCAAGTCGATCGCGGCGACCGTGTCGGCAGTGGCGATCATCTGCTTTACCATGTCCGGATCGACCGCACGGCGTATCGCGCGCGAGCGGCCCTCGGTGCCGATCCTGGTGCTGACCCCCAAGCTGGAGACCGCGCGGCGCATGGGCCTGTTGTGGGGCACCCACGCGGTGCACACGCGCGACGTCGATTCGTTCGAGGACATGGTCGCCAAGGCCAAGCGCATGGCGCTGCGCCACGGCATCGCCAAGGCCGGCGACCGCGTGATCGTGTGCGCGGGCGTTCCGTTCGGCACGCCGGGATCGACCAACGTGCTGCACGTGGTGCGTATCCTCGGCGATGAGCTGAAAAACCGGGGCTAG
- a CDS encoding HAD family phosphatase, translating to MGEVRAAIFDIGNVLFTWHPRFLYERLIEDDRALAAFLDNVITYEWHFQHDAGRDFAETSAERIAEFPEHAELIAAWGPRFNESLGPPVPGVHEIVAELDSAGVPLFAITNFSHEFFPPFRREWPGLFDRFRDIVVSGEEKLLKPDAAIYNLALARFGLEPREAIFIDDNAANVAGAEAVGIRSVLFKDAPGLRAELAAAGLLTA from the coding sequence ATGGGAGAGGTCCGCGCCGCTATCTTCGATATCGGCAATGTCCTCTTCACCTGGCATCCGCGCTTTCTCTACGAGCGCCTGATCGAGGACGATCGGGCGCTCGCGGCGTTTCTGGACAATGTCATCACCTATGAGTGGCATTTCCAGCACGATGCCGGTCGCGACTTCGCCGAGACCTCGGCCGAGCGCATCGCCGAATTCCCCGAGCATGCCGAGCTGATCGCCGCCTGGGGGCCGCGCTTCAACGAAAGCCTCGGCCCCCCGGTGCCGGGCGTGCATGAGATCGTGGCGGAGCTCGATTCGGCTGGCGTCCCGCTGTTCGCGATCACCAATTTCAGCCACGAATTCTTCCCGCCCTTCCGCCGGGAATGGCCCGGGCTGTTCGATCGTTTCCGCGATATCGTCGTCTCGGGCGAGGAGAAATTGCTCAAGCCCGACGCGGCGATCTACAACCTCGCGCTCGCTCGTTTCGGGCTCGAGCCCCGCGAGGCGATCTTCATCGACGACAACGCCGCCAATGTCGCCGGTGCCGAAGCCGTCGGCATCCGCTCGGTGCTGTTCAAGGATGCGCCGGGTCTGCGCGCGGAACTCGCCGCCGCAGGCCTGCTGACCGCCTAG
- the ykgO gene encoding type B 50S ribosomal protein L36 has protein sequence MKIVNSLKSLKGRHRDNRVIRRRGRVYVINKTQRRFKARQG, from the coding sequence ATGAAGATCGTGAACAGCCTGAAGTCGCTCAAGGGGCGCCACCGTGACAACCGCGTGATCCGCCGCCGCGGCCGCGTGTACGTCATCAACAAGACCCAGCGCCGCTTCAAGGCCCGCCAGGGCTGA
- a CDS encoding VOC family protein, with amino-acid sequence MPLVAPRMFDHTGIVVSDLAAARRFYDAVAAALGLATADNGDQAFLFGKSAEEPIPYLWVGTLRPSYWVEGSRAGINQMHVAFVAQSREMVDEFHRAGLAAGGRDNGAPGPREGAGNYYGAFVLDPDGNNIEAAWRW; translated from the coding sequence GTGCCGCTCGTTGCCCCGCGCATGTTCGACCATACCGGCATCGTCGTCTCCGATCTCGCCGCCGCGCGGCGCTTTTACGATGCGGTGGCGGCCGCGCTCGGTCTCGCCACCGCCGACAATGGCGACCAGGCCTTCCTGTTCGGCAAGAGCGCGGAGGAGCCGATTCCCTATCTGTGGGTCGGCACGCTGCGCCCATCCTATTGGGTCGAGGGCTCGCGCGCCGGGATCAACCAGATGCACGTCGCCTTCGTCGCGCAGAGCCGCGAGATGGTCGACGAATTCCACCGTGCCGGACTCGCCGCGGGCGGGCGCGACAATGGCGCGCCGGGCCCGCGCGAGGGGGCAGGGAATTATTACGGCGCCTTTGTGCTCGATCCGGACGGCAACAATATCGAAGCTGCGTGGCGCTGGTAG
- a CDS encoding DUF4136 domain-containing protein, with the protein MKTRVLIAFTALAALAGGCSTTGGGRAAPVDVTRYHLSQPIPAGAVAIQPKDNAAGPEFQLYADAVGAELGRMGFSPAAAGARADYIATVDFVRTDRGQVRTRPPVTIGLGGGSFGGNVGVGGGASFGIGSKTRTVYGAELAVQLRRHGDNTVIWEGRAITETLGGAPGSQPADGAGRLAAALFKGFPGQSGITITVK; encoded by the coding sequence ATGAAGACCCGCGTGCTGATCGCCTTCACCGCCCTCGCCGCGCTGGCGGGCGGCTGCTCGACCACCGGCGGCGGGCGCGCGGCGCCGGTCGACGTGACGCGCTATCACCTCTCGCAGCCGATCCCCGCGGGCGCGGTGGCGATCCAGCCCAAGGACAATGCAGCGGGGCCCGAATTCCAGCTCTATGCCGATGCGGTCGGCGCCGAGCTGGGACGGATGGGGTTCAGCCCCGCCGCGGCCGGAGCGCGTGCGGACTATATCGCGACGGTCGACTTCGTGCGCACCGACCGCGGCCAGGTGCGCACGCGTCCGCCGGTGACGATCGGGCTGGGCGGCGGGAGCTTCGGCGGCAATGTCGGCGTCGGCGGCGGCGCGAGCTTCGGCATCGGGAGCAAGACGCGCACCGTCTATGGCGCCGAGCTGGCGGTGCAGCTGCGCCGCCATGGCGACAACACCGTGATCTGGGAAGGCCGCGCGATCACCGAGACGCTGGGCGGCGCGCCCGGCTCGCAGCCGGCGGATGGCGCAGGACGACTGGCCGCAGCGTTGTTCAAGGGCTTTCCGGGGCAGTCGGGCATCACTATCACGGTGAAATGA
- a CDS encoding M14-type cytosolic carboxypeptidase codes for MSIHINAAFDSGNIRLIKIEGDTVDLEIVTDHLSDFYQWFHFRVAGVRGRKLTFRIVNAGSAAYAFGWPGYRARVSTDRAAWRLTDGNYADGVFSFSHNFEGDVAWFAYFAPYSMERHADLIARMAGKPGVTHRELGQTLDGRALDLLTVGEGPKQVWLYARQHPGESMAEWWMEGALEKLTDSDDAAATALRAKATLHIVPNMNPDGSFRGHLRTNAAGVNLNREWHSPSLEKSPEVFLVRGAMDATGVDFAMDVHGDEAIPANFLAGFEGIPSWTDALGGKFYEYGRRLAAATPLFQLEKGYEKSAPGQANLSMSTNQLAERFGAVSMTLEMPFKDHDPSPDPEFGWSPERCKALAHACLDTLAGFIDEV; via the coding sequence ATGAGCATCCACATCAACGCTGCGTTCGACAGCGGCAACATCCGCCTCATCAAGATCGAAGGCGACACCGTCGATCTCGAGATCGTTACGGACCACCTGTCCGACTTCTACCAGTGGTTCCACTTTCGCGTCGCGGGCGTGCGCGGGCGGAAGCTGACCTTCCGCATCGTCAATGCGGGCAGCGCGGCCTATGCGTTCGGCTGGCCGGGCTACCGCGCGCGGGTGAGCACCGACCGCGCGGCGTGGCGGCTGACCGACGGGAACTATGCCGACGGGGTGTTCAGCTTCTCGCACAACTTCGAGGGCGATGTCGCGTGGTTCGCCTATTTCGCGCCCTATTCGATGGAGCGCCACGCCGACCTGATCGCGCGGATGGCGGGCAAGCCCGGGGTGACGCATCGCGAGCTTGGCCAGACGCTCGACGGGCGCGCGCTCGACCTGCTGACGGTGGGCGAGGGACCGAAGCAGGTGTGGCTCTATGCGCGCCAGCACCCCGGCGAATCGATGGCCGAATGGTGGATGGAAGGCGCGCTGGAGAAGCTGACCGATTCCGATGACGCGGCTGCCACGGCGCTGCGGGCCAAGGCGACGCTGCACATCGTCCCCAACATGAACCCCGACGGCAGCTTCCGCGGGCATCTGCGCACCAATGCGGCGGGGGTGAACCTCAACCGCGAATGGCATTCGCCGAGCCTGGAGAAGAGCCCCGAGGTGTTCCTGGTGCGCGGGGCGATGGACGCGACCGGGGTCGACTTCGCGATGGACGTGCATGGCGACGAGGCGATCCCGGCCAACTTCCTGGCGGGGTTCGAGGGGATTCCGTCGTGGACCGATGCGCTGGGCGGCAAATTCTACGAATATGGCCGGCGGCTGGCGGCGGCGACGCCGTTGTTCCAGCTCGAAAAGGGCTATGAGAAGTCCGCGCCGGGCCAGGCCAATCTGTCGATGTCGACCAACCAGCTCGCCGAGCGCTTCGGCGCGGTGTCGATGACGCTGGAGATGCCGTTCAAGGACCATGACCCGAGCCCCGATCCCGAGTTCGGCTGGTCACCCGAGCGGTGCAAGGCGCTGGCACACGCCTGTCTCGACACGCTGGCCGGTTTCATCGACGAGGTGTGA
- a CDS encoding helix-turn-helix domain-containing protein, translated as MDIEHLKDLISGGESQIVEFKSAIPKTADDLATEIAAFSTSDGGYLFIGVADDGKIMGLGAQDATSRTSLKRLEGIAQSVQPAPTYNAEYVTIDGVTILAVRIEKGSEPVYYAKSKPMHRRQTSSTVAPPDLVKSLVLRWDAIIRASKLSEQIEDGNFIAGAILGQGELATMNKRDIVDHLRRLERQRLA; from the coding sequence TTGGACATTGAGCATCTCAAGGACCTGATCTCCGGAGGAGAGTCGCAGATTGTCGAATTCAAATCCGCGATTCCGAAAACCGCAGACGATCTTGCCACTGAGATTGCAGCATTCAGCACCTCAGACGGGGGCTATCTATTCATCGGCGTAGCCGACGACGGTAAGATAATGGGACTGGGTGCACAGGACGCCACCTCCAGAACCTCTCTCAAACGTCTCGAAGGAATTGCGCAGTCGGTACAGCCGGCGCCCACATACAATGCCGAGTATGTGACCATAGATGGCGTTACGATTTTAGCGGTTCGCATCGAGAAGGGAAGCGAGCCTGTTTACTACGCCAAATCGAAACCCATGCATCGACGGCAGACAAGTTCCACCGTCGCTCCGCCGGATTTGGTGAAGTCGTTGGTACTGCGGTGGGATGCAATTATCCGCGCCTCCAAACTCAGTGAGCAGATCGAGGACGGAAATTTCATCGCAGGAGCAATCCTTGGTCAGGGCGAGCTGGCGACAATGAACAAGCGGGATATCGTGGATCACCTGCGCCGGCTCGAACGTCAACGGCTAGCGTGA
- a CDS encoding GNAT family N-acetyltransferase — MSRTRFEIREGGLDDPQVIALLEVHAGGMLANSPPGTCHFLDLSGLKTPDITFLSAWEGEALLGVGAVKHLDQATGEIKSMRTAGTALGRGVGTAVLRHIIALARERGYAALKLETGTGPAFDAAHTLYARHGFVPCPPFADYKATAFNRFFALALG, encoded by the coding sequence GTGAGCCGGACGCGCTTTGAAATCCGCGAGGGCGGCCTCGACGACCCACAGGTGATCGCGCTGCTCGAAGTGCATGCCGGCGGGATGCTGGCCAACTCGCCGCCGGGGACCTGCCATTTCCTCGACCTGTCGGGACTCAAGACGCCCGACATCACGTTCCTCTCGGCGTGGGAGGGCGAGGCGCTGCTGGGCGTCGGCGCGGTGAAGCACCTCGATCAGGCGACCGGCGAGATCAAGTCGATGCGCACCGCCGGGACGGCGCTGGGGCGCGGCGTGGGCACCGCGGTGCTGCGCCACATCATCGCTCTGGCGCGCGAGCGGGGTTACGCCGCGCTCAAGCTCGAGACCGGCACCGGCCCGGCATTCGATGCGGCGCATACGCTCTACGCGCGGCACGGCTTCGTCCCCTGCCCTCCCTTCGCCGATTATAAGGCGACCGCGTTCAACCGCTTCTTCGCGCTGGCGCTCGGCTGA
- a CDS encoding DUF1467 family protein: MSWPSALAIYFLFWFLALFLVLPFSARTSVEAGEPLIPGQAESAPRAFPAGRIALRTTALSALLFALYYLNYVYGWITADMLDYWN; encoded by the coding sequence ATGAGTTGGCCGAGCGCGCTGGCGATCTATTTCCTGTTCTGGTTCCTGGCGCTGTTCCTGGTGCTGCCCTTCTCCGCGCGCACCAGCGTCGAGGCGGGCGAGCCGCTGATCCCCGGCCAGGCCGAAAGCGCGCCGCGCGCCTTCCCCGCGGGCCGGATCGCGCTGCGCACCACCGCGCTCTCCGCGTTGCTCTTCGCGCTCTACTATCTCAACTATGTCTACGGCTGGATCACCGCCGACATGCTCGATTACTGGAACTGA
- a CDS encoding ribonuclease J, whose protein sequence is MTPGNELLFLALGGSGEIGMNVNLYGCRGKWIMVDCGVIFGNPDYPGIDLMLPDLQFIEERLDDLLGIVLTHGHEDHIGALPYLALDLGVPLYATPFTAGLIHGKLDEEGIADRVELNVVREEENFELGPFGIRYVPLAHSIPEGNAVLIDTPYGRVFHTGDWKIDDTPVMGSASTAEELTEIGDGGVLALVCDSTNVFNPEASGSEQEVREGLDRVIAGAKGRVLVTTFASNAARLQTLGEAARDTGRAMCVAGRSLDRILRVAKATGYLRSFPETVDFETAMSLPRDKVMIVATGGQGEPRAALARIAEGNHPLKLDQGDRVIFSSKQIPGNEIAIGRIMNALAEKGVEMVTDRQAFVHVSGHPGRPELAEMYHWIRPEILVPVHGEMRHMAEQARFGLEQGIARAVVQQNGEIVRLAPKGPEKLGHAPAGRLVLDGDVILPADGSTMNERRKLGLYGQMSVAVALRKDGSIAGEPEVRIQGVPVEEDREPFLEEACEAAAKAAAAAGRDREKLREAVRLATRRVAVKWTGKKPVVDVLLIEV, encoded by the coding sequence GTGACCCCCGGCAACGAACTTCTCTTCCTCGCGCTCGGCGGCTCCGGCGAGATCGGCATGAACGTCAATCTTTATGGCTGCCGCGGCAAGTGGATCATGGTCGATTGCGGGGTGATCTTCGGCAATCCCGACTATCCCGGCATCGACCTCATGCTGCCCGACCTCCAGTTCATCGAGGAGCGGCTCGACGATCTGCTCGGCATCGTGCTGACGCACGGGCATGAGGATCATATCGGCGCTTTGCCCTATCTCGCGCTCGACCTCGGCGTGCCGCTCTACGCCACGCCGTTCACCGCGGGCCTGATCCACGGCAAGCTCGACGAGGAGGGCATCGCCGACCGCGTCGAATTGAACGTGGTGCGTGAGGAGGAGAATTTCGAGCTCGGCCCGTTTGGCATCCGCTACGTCCCGCTCGCCCACTCGATCCCCGAGGGCAACGCGGTCCTCATCGACACCCCCTATGGCCGCGTGTTCCACACCGGTGACTGGAAGATCGACGACACGCCCGTCATGGGCTCCGCCTCGACCGCCGAGGAGCTGACTGAGATCGGCGACGGCGGCGTGCTCGCGCTGGTCTGCGATTCCACCAACGTGTTCAATCCGGAGGCATCGGGCTCGGAGCAGGAGGTGCGCGAGGGCCTCGACCGGGTGATCGCCGGCGCCAAGGGCCGCGTGCTCGTCACCACCTTCGCCTCCAATGCCGCGCGGCTCCAGACGCTGGGCGAGGCCGCGCGCGACACCGGCCGCGCGATGTGCGTCGCCGGGCGTTCACTCGACCGCATCCTGCGCGTCGCCAAGGCGACCGGCTATCTGCGCAGCTTCCCCGAGACCGTCGATTTCGAGACCGCGATGTCGCTCCCGCGCGACAAGGTGATGATCGTCGCCACCGGCGGCCAGGGCGAACCGCGCGCCGCGCTCGCCCGCATCGCCGAGGGCAATCACCCGCTCAAGCTCGATCAGGGCGACCGCGTCATCTTCTCGTCCAAGCAGATCCCGGGCAACGAGATCGCGATCGGCCGCATCATGAACGCGCTCGCCGAGAAGGGCGTCGAGATGGTCACCGACCGCCAGGCCTTCGTCCATGTCTCGGGCCATCCCGGCCGCCCCGAGCTCGCCGAGATGTACCACTGGATCCGCCCCGAGATCCTCGTTCCCGTGCATGGCGAGATGCGCCACATGGCCGAACAGGCGCGCTTCGGGCTCGAACAGGGCATCGCCCGCGCCGTGGTCCAGCAGAATGGCGAGATCGTCCGCCTCGCGCCCAAGGGCCCCGAGAAGCTCGGCCATGCGCCCGCCGGCCGCCTCGTGCTCGATGGGGACGTGATCCTCCCCGCCGACGGCTCCACCATGAACGAGCGCCGCAAACTCGGCCTCTACGGCCAGATGTCGGTCGCGGTTGCGCTTCGCAAGGACGGCAGCATCGCGGGCGAGCCCGAGGTGCGCATCCAGGGTGTGCCCGTCGAGGAAGATCGCGAGCCCTTCCTTGAGGAAGCTTGCGAAGCCGCCGCCAAGGCAGCCGCAGCGGCTGGGCGCGACCGCGAGAAACTGCGCGAGGCCGTGCGCCTCGCCACCCGCCGCGTCGCGGTCAAATGGACCGGCAAGAAGCCGGTCGTCGATGTTCTGCTGATCGAGGTCTGA
- a CDS encoding type III pantothenate kinase, whose protein sequence is MLLAIDAGNTNVVFALVEGREIRARWRIATDPRRTADEYAVWLSQLLSLEGYDRSAVTGVIIGTVVPRALHNLEVLAQKYFGADPLIAGADGWPIALDVEEPDSVGADRALNIIAAHDKHPGDLIIIDFGTAATFDVADYTGAYKGGIIAPGINLSLDALVTAAAKLPRIAIEAPKGNLSVIGRNTVDQMHIGIYWGYIAMIEGLVARMKAEIGRPVKVIATGGLSVLFEKHTDAFDVIEPDLTIQGLAMLWEQQSGKRRPN, encoded by the coding sequence ATGCTGCTCGCCATCGATGCCGGCAACACCAATGTCGTCTTCGCGCTCGTTGAGGGCCGCGAGATCCGTGCGCGCTGGCGCATCGCCACCGATCCGCGCCGCACTGCCGACGAATATGCCGTGTGGCTCAGCCAGCTCCTCAGTCTCGAAGGCTATGACCGCAGCGCGGTGACCGGCGTGATCATCGGCACCGTCGTCCCGCGCGCGCTCCACAATCTCGAGGTGCTCGCGCAGAAATATTTCGGCGCCGATCCGCTGATCGCCGGCGCCGACGGCTGGCCGATCGCGCTCGATGTCGAGGAGCCGGACAGCGTCGGCGCCGACCGCGCGCTCAACATCATCGCCGCGCACGACAAGCATCCGGGCGATCTCATCATCATCGACTTCGGCACCGCCGCCACCTTCGACGTCGCCGACTATACCGGCGCCTACAAGGGCGGGATCATCGCCCCGGGCATCAACCTGTCGCTCGACGCGCTGGTCACCGCCGCCGCCAAGCTGCCGCGCATCGCGATCGAGGCGCCCAAGGGCAATCTCTCGGTGATCGGCCGCAACACCGTCGACCAGATGCACATCGGCATCTATTGGGGCTATATCGCGATGATCGAAGGGCTGGTCGCGCGGATGAAGGCGGAGATCGGCCGCCCGGTCAAGGTGATCGCGACCGGCGGGCTCTCGGTGCTGTTCGAGAAGCACACCGACGCGTTCGACGTGATCGAGCCTGACCTGACCATCCAGGGGCTGGCGATGCTGTGGGAGCAGCAGAGCGGCAAGCGCCGTCCCAACTGA
- a CDS encoding biotin--[acetyl-CoA-carboxylase] ligase translates to MRTVEETGSTNADMLALATAGASEGSWLRAERQTGGKGRQGRAWDSPPGNLYASTLVRLRPADPPAATLALVAAVALEEAVRVFRAAGATIKWPNDLLVDGAKLSGILLERAEDAIVIGIGVNLAHHPDLPDRPTTSLAAHAAPTDPATFLDVLAETFARWLARWRQEGLDPVRQRWLDRAHAPGTALTARLPDGEAIEGLFDGLTSDGALILRLASGARRVIHAGDVFLI, encoded by the coding sequence ATCCGCACGGTCGAGGAGACCGGCTCGACCAATGCCGACATGCTCGCGCTCGCCACGGCGGGGGCCAGCGAGGGCAGCTGGCTGCGCGCCGAGCGCCAGACCGGCGGCAAGGGCCGGCAGGGCAGGGCGTGGGACTCGCCGCCGGGCAATCTCTACGCCAGCACGCTCGTCCGCCTGCGCCCCGCCGATCCGCCCGCCGCGACGCTGGCGCTGGTCGCCGCTGTGGCGCTGGAGGAGGCGGTGCGCGTCTTCCGCGCCGCCGGCGCCACGATCAAATGGCCCAACGACCTGCTGGTCGACGGTGCCAAGCTCTCCGGCATCCTGCTCGAACGCGCCGAGGACGCGATCGTGATCGGCATCGGCGTCAACCTTGCCCATCACCCCGATCTTCCGGATCGTCCGACGACCAGCCTCGCAGCTCACGCCGCCCCCACCGACCCCGCCACTTTCCTCGACGTGCTGGCCGAGACGTTTGCCCGCTGGCTAGCGCGCTGGCGACAGGAGGGCCTCGACCCCGTCCGTCAGCGCTGGCTCGACCGCGCCCACGCCCCCGGCACCGCGCTCACCGCGCGCCTGCCCGACGGCGAGGCGATCGAGGGCCTGTTCGACGGCCTCACCAGCGACGGCGCACTCATCCTGCGCTTGGCGAGCGGTGCACGGCGTGTCATTCACGCCGGCGACGTGTTCCTGATCTGA